Proteins encoded by one window of Inmirania thermothiophila:
- the glp gene encoding gephyrin-like molybdotransferase Glp, with translation MSEHATGSHDCCAGPAPGGLLPVEEARRRILEQVTPVTTVERVALRDALGRVAARDILSPIDVPAHTNSAMDGYAVRGADLPAEGERALRVVGTALAGAPFDGVVGPGEAVRIMTGAVMPEGADTVVMQEAVRREGETVILGPGHEPGENVRHAGEDLARGGVVIGAGTVFRPAELGVAASVGLAEVPVLRRVRVAFFSTGDELRGIGEPLGLGDVYDSNRYSLYGMLRRLGVELLDLGVIRDDPEAMREAFSEAAAQADVVITSGGVSVGEADYVKQTLDALGEVRMWRIAMKPGKPLAFGRLGGAWFFGLPGNPVSVMVTFYQFVQPALWRMAGARVTRPPELRVPCVSRLRKGRGRTEFQRGILETDAEGRWVVRSTGPQGSGILSSMAAANCFIVLPAGSEGVEPGDEVTVQPFHGLV, from the coding sequence ATGAGCGAGCATGCGACCGGATCGCACGACTGCTGTGCCGGGCCCGCGCCCGGCGGGCTGCTCCCGGTGGAGGAGGCCCGCCGGCGCATCCTCGAGCAGGTCACGCCGGTGACCACGGTGGAGCGGGTCGCCCTGCGCGACGCCCTCGGCCGCGTCGCCGCGCGCGACATCCTCTCCCCCATCGACGTGCCCGCCCACACCAACTCGGCCATGGACGGCTACGCCGTGCGCGGCGCAGACCTGCCCGCCGAGGGGGAGAGGGCCCTGCGCGTGGTGGGGACGGCGCTCGCCGGCGCCCCCTTCGACGGCGTCGTGGGTCCCGGCGAGGCGGTGCGGATCATGACCGGGGCGGTGATGCCCGAGGGCGCCGACACCGTGGTGATGCAGGAGGCGGTGCGGCGCGAGGGGGAGACGGTCATCCTCGGCCCCGGCCACGAGCCCGGCGAGAACGTCCGCCATGCCGGCGAGGACCTCGCCCGCGGCGGGGTCGTGATCGGCGCCGGCACCGTCTTCCGTCCCGCCGAGCTGGGGGTGGCCGCCTCGGTGGGCCTCGCCGAGGTGCCGGTGCTGCGGCGGGTGCGGGTGGCCTTCTTCTCCACCGGCGACGAGCTGCGCGGCATCGGCGAGCCGCTGGGCCTCGGCGACGTCTACGACAGCAACCGCTACAGCCTCTACGGCATGCTGCGCCGGCTGGGGGTGGAGCTGCTCGACCTCGGGGTCATCCGCGACGACCCCGAGGCCATGCGCGAGGCCTTCTCCGAGGCCGCCGCCCAGGCCGACGTGGTGATCACCTCCGGCGGCGTCTCCGTGGGCGAGGCCGACTACGTCAAGCAGACCCTGGACGCGCTGGGCGAGGTGCGCATGTGGCGCATCGCCATGAAGCCGGGCAAGCCCCTCGCCTTCGGACGCCTGGGCGGGGCCTGGTTCTTCGGCCTGCCCGGCAACCCGGTCTCGGTGATGGTGACCTTCTACCAGTTCGTGCAGCCGGCGCTCTGGCGCATGGCGGGGGCGCGGGTGACGCGGCCGCCGGAGCTGCGCGTGCCGTGCGTGTCGCGGCTGCGCAAGGGCCGCGGCCGCACCGAGTTCCAGCGCGGCATCCTCGAGACCGACGCCGAGGGGCGCTGGGTGGTGCGCAGCACCGGGCCCCAGGGCTCGGGGATTCTGAGCTCCATGGCCGCGGCCAACTGCTTCATCGTCCTGCCCGCGGGGAGCGAGGGCGTGGAGCCGGGCGACGAGGTCACGGTGCAGCCCTTCCACGGTCTGGTCTGA
- the mobB gene encoding molybdopterin-guanine dinucleotide biosynthesis protein MobB, translated as MTAPVLGIAAYSGTGKTTLLVRLVPLLKRRGLRLGVVKHAHHDFEIDYPGKDSYEVRKAGAEQVLVASRHRWALVTEMGDTGEPPLDALLERLDRHRLDLVLVEGFKHGRFPKIELHRPVLGRPLLCLEDETVIALATDAPPQRAVPVPVLDLNRPEAIAEFICGRFLPDPKAILQERRATS; from the coding sequence GTGACCGCCCCCGTGCTCGGCATCGCCGCCTACAGCGGCACCGGCAAGACCACCCTGCTGGTGCGGCTGGTGCCGCTGCTCAAGCGTCGCGGCCTGCGCCTCGGCGTGGTCAAGCACGCCCACCACGACTTCGAGATCGACTATCCGGGCAAGGACAGCTACGAGGTGCGCAAGGCGGGGGCCGAGCAGGTGCTGGTGGCCTCGCGCCACCGCTGGGCCCTGGTCACGGAGATGGGCGACACCGGGGAGCCGCCCCTGGATGCGCTGCTCGAGCGCCTCGACCGCCACCGCCTCGACCTGGTCCTGGTGGAGGGGTTCAAGCACGGGCGCTTCCCCAAGATCGAGCTGCACCGCCCGGTCCTCGGGCGGCCGCTGCTCTGCCTCGAGGACGAGACCGTGATCGCGCTCGCCACCGACGCCCCCCCGCAGCGGGCGGTGCCGGTGCCGGTCCTGGACCTCAACCGCCCCGAGGCGATCGCCGAGTTCATCTGCGGGCGGTTCCTGCCGGATCCGAAGGCCATTCTTCAGGAAAGGCGTGCAACATCTTGA
- the mobA gene encoding molybdenum cofactor guanylyltransferase MobA, whose protein sequence is MSAAGVTGAVLAGGRGRRMGGRDKGLLELAGRPLAAHILDALRPQCEALLINANRNREAYEALGVPVVGDALAGFQGPLAGFAAALAAATTPLVATVPCDSPLVPPDLVARLRAALEAAGAEIAVAHDGRRLQPVFALLRRELLPSLEAYLAAGDRKIDLWYPRHRTVEVDFSDRPEAFMNANEPEQLAELAARVGAGGRP, encoded by the coding sequence GTGAGCGCCGCCGGCGTCACCGGCGCCGTGCTCGCCGGCGGACGGGGGCGGCGCATGGGGGGGCGCGACAAGGGCCTCCTGGAGCTCGCCGGGCGCCCCCTCGCGGCCCACATCCTCGACGCCCTGCGCCCGCAGTGCGAGGCGCTGCTCATCAACGCCAACCGCAACCGCGAGGCCTACGAGGCCCTGGGTGTGCCGGTGGTGGGCGACGCCCTCGCGGGCTTCCAGGGGCCCCTCGCCGGCTTCGCCGCCGCCCTCGCGGCGGCGACCACGCCGCTGGTGGCCACCGTGCCCTGCGACTCGCCGCTGGTGCCGCCGGACCTCGTGGCCCGGCTGCGCGCCGCCCTCGAGGCGGCCGGGGCCGAGATCGCGGTGGCCCACGACGGGCGGCGCCTGCAGCCGGTGTTCGCCCTCCTGCGCCGCGAGCTCCTGCCGAGCCTCGAGGCCTATCTGGCCGCCGGCGACCGCAAGATCGACCTCTGGTATCCTCGCCACCGCACCGTCGAGGTGGACTTCTCCGACCGGCCCGAGGCCTTCATGAACGCCAACGAGCCCGAGCAGCTCGCCGAGCTCGCCGCCCGCGTGGGCGCGGGGGGGCGCCCGTGA
- a CDS encoding energy-coupling factor ABC transporter ATP-binding protein, with protein sequence MSGLELRGLRLRLHGRLLLDIERLQLERGACLYLSGANGAGKTTLLRILAGLLPPDEGLLLADGASLRWPRAAARLRRDVVYCHQAPYLFRGTVADNVAYGLRRQGVPAPEVAARVAEALAWAGIAHLAGRDARRLSGGEQQRVALTRARVLAPRYLLLDEPTANLDGEAREQTYFLLRRLRLEGIGLVVTSHEPRAVSRLADRHLLLEGGRLRELPLQGPRSGPGLARPGGGP encoded by the coding sequence GTGAGCGGCCTGGAGCTGCGCGGCCTGCGCCTGCGCCTGCACGGGCGGCTGCTGCTCGACATCGAGCGGCTGCAGCTGGAGCGCGGCGCCTGTCTCTACCTGAGCGGCGCCAACGGCGCCGGCAAGACGACGCTGCTGCGCATCCTCGCGGGCCTCCTGCCCCCGGACGAGGGGCTGCTGCTGGCGGACGGGGCGTCGCTGCGCTGGCCGCGGGCGGCGGCGCGGCTGCGCCGCGACGTCGTCTACTGCCATCAGGCGCCCTATCTCTTCCGTGGCACCGTCGCCGACAACGTCGCCTACGGGCTGCGCCGGCAGGGGGTTCCCGCCCCCGAGGTGGCGGCGCGGGTGGCGGAGGCGCTGGCCTGGGCGGGCATCGCCCATCTCGCCGGGCGCGATGCGCGGCGCCTCTCCGGCGGCGAGCAGCAGCGCGTGGCCCTGACCCGCGCCCGCGTGCTCGCCCCGCGCTACCTCCTCCTCGACGAGCCCACCGCGAACCTCGACGGCGAGGCCCGCGAGCAGACCTACTTCCTGCTGCGCCGTCTCCGCTTGGAGGGCATCGGGCTCGTCGTCACCAGCCACGAGCCCCGCGCCGTGTCCCGGCTCGCCGACCGCCACCTGCTGCTGGAGGGCGGGCGGCTGCGGGAGCTGCCGCTGCAGGGCCCGCGCAGCGGACCGGGGCTGGCCCGTCCCGGGGGCGGTCCGTGA